Genomic segment of Leopardus geoffroyi isolate Oge1 chromosome B2, O.geoffroyi_Oge1_pat1.0, whole genome shotgun sequence:
TGCCAAACAAATATTCTCCCATTTGTAGAATTCTATGGCtcacaataaaaggaaaaaaaaaaaaaaacacactcacTAAAAATGTATACTCTCTGCTCTTCCTATCAAATATATTACttgttttcctccttcatttgctttaattttctagGTGTGGGTTTTAATTCATCACTGCAATATGCCCACGTCTCATGTCATCCTGTTGAAAACATAAAAGCACacagtatttaaacattttctatttgctACATTATTCTAGACCATAGTCAAtgtactgtgtgtatatatacacatatatgaagtatgtatatatatatatatatatacacataatatacacatacatacacatgtacctATGATAATATCACACCAACGTTAACTTTATACAAGTATTTGCCAAGAAAAAATAGGGCATTTCCTCCACCATTCACAAGcttatatgttgttttattttcttcttgagtccctgataaaataatcattaaaccATAAAATTTTTCCACTTCAAATTTTCAGAAGGCAACAGGCACTTTGATGTTTATTGGTGTGTAACAAATATAgtaactctttatatattctactATATCTCTTCTACTTGGGTATTTTTATCTGTTAAATCTTTGGTCCTTGAGCATACTTTCTTTGTTacagctgtttttgcttgcattttcacattttaaaaatgcaagctaTGCATGCAGCTGGAAATAATGGATTGTGTCATCGTAAGTTCTGTTGTTTGTTATGAGAGCTGCACCAACCTACTACTGTTCATTAGGAGCAAGCTGTTTCTGTTAGCGTAATAGAATGGTTCCACAGAAAGCACTTGCTAAAAGTCTCAGATAGTAATCCCAACATTGGAGTACCCTTTCTTCTTCCATTACTGTTACTATCTGAACTCTGAATTGAAAACTAGGTTGGGGTAAGacctttttttcctctgcattttcCCTTTTGTGAATTCCATGTTATAAGAAactctccattttttccccctatggcAAAGCTATGGGAGCAGGTACTGCAAACCCATATTGTcatcaagcattttttttcccttgtcatTTTAAGAGAACCTGGTTGCTTTTAATGACAGGTCTTTTTGTTTCAAGATAGAATCCAATTGGGTAGGAGGAACAGGTGAGAGGGTTGGTGGGTGAGGAGGGTGGTTTTGAGATCAAGCTCCCATATTTATGAAGAGATCCACAAGCTTTGCCAAGCTTAAAACCAGGAGCAGATCATCATTGCACAAAACACATCTTTAATCAGGGCTGCATCACTCAGCctttttatttgtgaatttattttcccTATCTTGTCGAAACAGCTTCCCCACAGGACACTTTTAAATGATTCTTAATTGCAGGGTAGCCAAGTGGAGTATGTCTGTTGCTGGCACGTGAATACTGGCTGGACCTGGGCGATGTAGTAATTGCTAAAGTTGGCATCTGCTACATAGGGGGCTGGCTGGTAATAGCAAGTGACATTAGCCACATTAGGGATGACATTTTGGTCAGCTAGCACCCGGATAGCCAGCATAGTGATAAGGTTTAAAGTCTGTCTTCTTTCATGTCCCATCAGGCACACCGTACTCTCATTCACTACTCCATGAAGGGTCATGAGATAGTCATACTTGCGGTCTTCCAATCCCACGAAGTGGTTCTGCAGATAGGACTCCAGTTTTCTTTGCTGCTCTCCAATGTCTGAGAAGTCGATGAAAAACCTGGAACACATATACCTCTGAAGGGTCTTGATTTCATCAGAGGCAGGCCTAAAGCCCCTCACTAATAGATTGCAGTACTTAAGCAGGCCGCCCCCTCTGATTTCCTCTGGGTTCCGGGTGGCAATGATCTTGTTACAAAGATGATCAAAGGCTTCATGGAAATCACCATAGACGCTCTCACCAATTATTGTGGGGTGAAATGTTTCAGTCATTGGGTTCTCTGAACATTCataaaagaggagaagagagtCTAATTTGATTTGAAAAGAATCTACACTAAATTCAAACTGCCTCCGGAGGGAATCCACAAATTTCAGTTCCACATTTTTGCCACTGTTGTTTGACAAGGATATAAGACTCCATCGGTCAGAGTCATTGCACACTTTAACCATTTTCTGCACATAAGCTTCCtacaatttaaaagataaaacaagatgAGAAGacctagaaaaaataataagtagaTAAATACATCTTCTTCACAGTTGAAAATTATTTTGCTCCTTCCCTTTTGTTTTGTCAAGCTTCAGCAAAACACTACCTACAGGCTTAAACAGTCctctgaaagcagaaaaaaacgCATTTAACGAGTGGTTTTACCGTCTGGGAAAGAAACTAGAAGTAATAGTTTGAGGCTTTTGGCAGACGTAGCACAGTACTAAGAGGTTCTGTTGTCATGTCTGACttctgaaatgttattttttgaaaatggtCTTATAGATACAATATTCACACAACATCCACACAATACTCGAAAGACAGAAGGGCATACAGTAGAAGGTTGGTCTGCCCCTCACCCTTGTCCCTAGTCAACCCAGTTGTACTCCCCCTAAGGAAACTGATGCGACCAGAATCTTGTCCCTCCAGGGGTACTCTGAAACCCAATATGAACTAAATTAGGACATTCTGGGAGGCTAATTCCTCATGCAATTTTAATTGTATAAAACACGCTTTGAACCaaagtgtgggggtgggggggttcccACAATATCCCTCACACGTGAACCGACCAGGAGAAGCACCACACATATCCTTCACACACCGAGTCAGCCTCATGCAGCTGGGAAATCTCATCACATTTTCCAATACACCAATAAGCCCACTGACTCCATTCTGCTTCAGACTGCTCTTTCCCCAAAGACTAGATCGTAAAATGACTCAAAAAAGTGACTTGtatcatttcattctttcacttaaTCAATCTACTCTGGACAAGACTGAAGCAAGGAAAgccaagagttaaaaaaaaataaggaagagaagggagaaccgaggaagaagcagaagagtaGTGGCGCTGAAGAACCAAGTGAACTAAAACATTCAATATCGTCCATGCACCTTAGtttactcattaaaaacaaaacaaaacaaaacaaatatagaagCATGCCCAAACCCGTCACGGCCGCGGGTCTGGGGCATCAAACGGACGCCCCTCTGCCCGCCGCACCCCAGCCCGGTCCGGGCGAGGACCCAAACCCAGTTCGGGTGGCTTTACCTTGAGGGTGAGTGGTGTGATCTTCTCTTTGTTCACCCCTTCGGGTAAGAAGTCCAACAGGCAGTCCAGCACGACGTCCTTCACAGTCTGAAACTCCTCTTCCCCGCGCAGGTCGGCGCAGAAGATGAGGTCCAGGTCCTTGTAGCCCAGGCCGCTGTCCTGGTGCAGAACGTGGCTGGCGGCCGAGCCGTTGAGGCGCACGTCGCGGACGCCGATGCGCTTCTCGGCCAGGCGCCGCCGCACCACCTTCACGATCAGGCTCGGCTGCAGCTCGAGCGTCGGGAAGTTGCCGCGCCCGTGGATCGGGATGGTCTCGCTCAGGATGCCGTCCAGCCGCTGCACTTGCTCCCAGTTTAGCACGTTGCAGTGCGCCGTGGGGCTTTCGCAATAGTCCAAGCAGTGCCCGCCGAAgtcgccgccgccaccgccgccgaaGTCGCCGCCCAGGGGGATGTAAGCGCCGCCGGTCAGCTCGTCCTCGGCCATGGCAAAGTACGCTTCGCCTTCCGCCATGAAGTGCCCTCCGAACGCCACTTGGCCCTGGTCAGTCCTAAAAGCCAAAAGGGGGAAGGAGGGCGGTGAGGACTCGCGGCACCGGACAGGGGCCCAAAAAGGAAAAAGCGCGCCCCCTCCCCGGTCCCTCCGCAGGCTCGAGGGCTTCTGGGAGACTCTCCCTCCCCAGACCCCCGCGGTCCCCAGCCGCGCGCCGCGCCCCGCAGAGAAGCCCCGCACCAAAAGTATCTCTGATGCATCTGGAAAGTGCAAGCGGGAGTCCCGTCTGTGTCACCTGGAGGCGGCCGCCCCTTCGAGGAGCGCAGCGAGCGAGGAACCGCGAGGCGGCAACACTTCTAGGAGCAGAGAGTGCGCTCCCGGCAGCGGCGAGCCACTTAGTCCTTCCTAGACCCCGCCGCCTGCGCTGGCCACTCCCGCCCCTCGCCCCCGCCCGCGCCGCTGTCGCCTCAGCTGCGGTGGTCCCGGAGGTGGCGGCTCCAGCTGCCGCCGTCGCCGCCGCACACGCTACTGTCTCTGGAGCTTTAGCAGTTGTGCGGGGAAACGTCTTGACTACTTTTTTTATACCAGGCCTTTCTGCGCTTCCGGGGCCCAGGCGCTGCGCGCTCGCCACACCCTCTTCATCTGCATAGggcgccgcccccgcccgccctgcGGACCGAGACTGGCTGAGCGGCGCGGCGAGCCAAGAGGTCCGTAGAGCGCGAGGCCGGTAGCTATTTGTACGTACATGTATATGTGCGTGTATTTGTACATATACTTAACTTAGAGACGGTCTTTCGCGCCTAAGcctctctattcttttttcctcAACGGGAAGACCCTGAAAATGCCTCAAGAGTTGTAAGTGGCCCGAAAAACTGAATCACGAGTAAAATCACGCAAGTGCAGAAAGTCGCCAAACATAAAATTCTCTGATTCAGCGCGTCCTTATAGCTTAATGATGGGGCTCCAGAGGTTCCTCACGACCTCCCGCTTAAACAGTGTATCGGTATAAAGCTAgaccgttttttttttaatcaagaaacgCTGTCTCGGTGTGAACTATTGAGCCCACTCGTCCATGCAAATCAGTCTCCGCGAGTGAGGGGAAGCGCTTACTGTGTTTCGATTCTCGAAACCTCGGGAAGTGCCTGGGAGCTCCGGGCAAGCCCGAGGAGACGCGGGGGCGGAGCCGCGAGGTTGCGTCCAACTCGTGCGCACGAGCCGCTCCGGGCGGCCGGGAGCGCGGCGTGGGCCAGCGCGCGTCACCGAGCGGACGCCCCGGCGGGTCGGGCGGCTGGGCGGGCGAGCGGCCAATAGCCGAGGACGGCGCGGGCCCGGGGTGCGGCGCGGAGAGCGCGCCGCCGCTGTGTCGCGCGAAGAGCTGCTGCGCGCGCCCGGACGTACCGCGGCGCGTTCTCCCGCGGACAGAGGAAGTGAAGCGCGTTCGTCCCAAGCTAAGGTTTGCTTTTCTAAAGTGAATACAGAGGTCAATGTGAAATTGTCTAGTTTTCCACAAAATGTGACAGGTCGAGGCTAAAAGATGAGTTTTTCGAACCTGCTTCAGTCACTTTGGCAGTGCGAAAGGAGTGTAATGGTTACTCCCACACGCGCTCACCACCGAGTTTGCTAGAAAGCTTCCTTTCTTGCGGCCATCTGTTCCGGCCGCACGCTCTTTCCAAACTACTTCATGCAAAGGCTGCGGGAGGGAGACTGAGGTAGGGCAAAGGGGAACATGCTGGAGAAGATGAAGGCTCTCCCTGGACCCTGCACAATCTCGGGCGCCTGGCATGGGAGGAAGAACAGTCCGCCCCGCGAGATTTGAGGGAGCTCGGTCCTACTCGCCCAAGCTGCGCGCCCtcggtgagggggtgggggcggggagaggacgGTTACCCGCGGAGCATCCAGATGCGTGGCAACGCCGCCCCCTGCCGGTGCCCTGCGGAGCCGTGTCCCAAAGCGCAGAAACCGACTGCACCTTAGAAGCCATTATCCTTCAGTGTCCAGCCTAGCACTGTAGAGAGGGTTGGGGAAGGAACGTTAGGACCACCACACAATTCTCCCAGGCCCATTGCCTCCCTAAAGGACGTATATTCCCTTGTTCAGCCTTCCACACGTGAATCCATTCTATCCAGGCATTcagaaaaattacatatgtgtatatttatggtTTGACCAGTTATTATGTGCCACGCACCAAGCTAAGTGCTGAGGATGTGAGAATGACTACACTTCACACAGTCTAGCCGGCATGACAGACAAGCATGTAATTATGGTTCAGCCTTACCTGCATCGTGGGAGAAGTATGTGCTAACTAGGATCAGGAGGACTGGGAGAGAAGACCAGAAGAGAGGTATCATTTGGACTGAATCTTAAAAGGTGGACTTCACTTCTATAGCTGAGTAAGGAGACAGGCATTATCAATAAAGGGAAGAGAGCCTTAGAGAATGTTTGAGAAAGGATTATAGACTGCCATGGTGGAAGGGATGAGATGGGTGGTGCATTTGGATAAGGTTTGTGGGGTTCCAGGAATTTATTGAGCGCCTCTGGGCTCTACTCAGGGCTTTACACCTAAAAACTTCATTAAATCTTCAATTTAGAAAGAAGGTATTCTATGTCCGAGGGATTTAGAAACAGAGCAACTGAGAGATAAAGAGACTTGCCCAAGTTTCATGGCTAATACGTGATTGGGCCAGACCCTGCACCCGACCCATTTGACTGTGTGTGAGTGCTGTTTAGTCATTTTCAAGAACAGGATTATTTGTAGTTTACCTGTACCTTCTCATTGGAACTCAAGACTTAAGTACAAACagcaaaaatacttaaaagaaaaaaaaaaaaaaaaaagacctgttaaAAACGTTACTTTCAAAGGCCAGTGTGAATTCTGCCCCTTCTAAAAATATGGCCAAAGGGGTAAATCATGCATTAGGTACAGTGCACCAAAAAACAAGGGTTTAACCCTGCTGCTGTtactttatgctttattttaatcCTATCTctaaaaagtgaaggaaaaaaaaaataaaaacaagtctcAGAGCTGTAAGCACCTGTACTTCAGGCATGCCCAGAATTTTGTTCCATGGGGCTAAAGGAATGTGTGTTTTACCAAGTTGTCCACATAAGCCTGACACAAGGACTCAGCCACACTTTGCACTGTCTTGACAACAGCCACTGCAGCCCAGTTCTTTAAATGAGGATCCTCTCCCAATCAGAGGCTGCCCATCTCTGCCCAGCTGCTCCATGGCCTTTTCAAAGAGTAGACGGCATGGCTGAGAGGCAGAAGTAGAGTTTGAGGCCAGACATAGAAGGCCTGCTCTGCATGAGACCCCGCACTGAGGAAAAGAGGAATTTTAGTAGCAGTGGGTAAGTGCCCTTTTCCGAAGCTGCCAGGGCTTTGTGGCTGACACTTCCTTAAGCCTTTATCAAAGTATTTCCCACTCCCCAGTTGGATTCCCCTCTCACAGCAACCTTCCATATTTCCATAATCTAGACCTTGCTACCTCCTGTACTAGGACATCTGGATAGCTTGTTTTTGGAAGTACTTGGTGAGGCTTTGACTGGATTCATATGTGCCTGATTCATAGTGGCCACTCTATAGGTACTGTTGAATGAaagcatctgttgttttctgtttctcttctccttgtCTTCAAACTGAGATAATATTTacattctgggggaaaaaatgttcatCCTTCCATGAATTTGCAAATTTTGCAATtgcaagcatttatttttttctggataacCAAAATAATTATCACATGAGAAAATCTGTACTTTCCAAATATATTCATAACTTAGAGGTCTTTCAACATAGTTCAACACTCTTAGTTTAAATTTAGGTTCAgagttgctttttttcccccagccttCAGCTTCTGAACCTACTTGGTAAATAATTTACCGTCccccatttaaaatgaaaaaaaaaaaaaaaatctatgacaaTAAAATGCTATGAATCCCTATctgaaattcttaaaagaaacctTTACATATACTTTTGAAAACACTTGTAGTTAGCTGATCTTGGTTTTAAAGTGACAGTAACGATCAGtctaataataagaaaagaaaaaattcaattttgGTCTTGATAATAGTTATCATTATTGAGTTTgttacaatgtgccaggcagtgtcctCAGtatttcatatacattatctTCTTTTAAGCCTTCTGCAAATCTCAAAACTTTACATGTTGCATACCCATTTTTCAGGTagggaaaataaagcagaggatGGTTGAATAACTGTGAAAAGTGGCAGAGCCTTGGTGCAGACCCACACGTGTGCCTCCTCTCCTAGTTCCTTTCATTCTGTGAGTCTGCCTTGTCCCTGTCTTCTTATTTACCTTATAGACTTAAAACTGATTGGAACTCCACTCGGCTCCTTTCAAAGTACTGGACATTCAGATTGGACACAACATTGAGAAATAAGATATTTTGTCTTGAAGCAACTGCCGAAATGCAGAGTGGCCTAAATGGGCTGAGAGTTTCTTCCACATCACTAGTGACCTGACTATGGCAGTGGAGAGCTAGCAAGCTGGCAGCCTTACAGAGCTTACAAGTAACTCTGTACACACTGAAACATAGTGTGAGGTTTGAGTCTGCCCCCAGGTTCATGTAGCAGTGATAATACCTTTCCCATTTTGCCTTGTCTGCTTCCTATCTTCTAAAACTGTTCTTAGAAGATAGGaagaagacaaatacatgattccCCCAAGCTCATacccagaaggagagagaagagcccAGAAAACTACTGTTAAGACTACTACTTCTCTGTCCCTCAGCCCTATAACCAGTCACTCCCCATATTCTTGTCATATTCTTAATCTTTCCATATCAGCCCTCTCCATACTCTCTATTGGTTTTCTCCCTTCCACTGCTTCTGCTCTTTGATCCCTTCCACAAAAAGTGACATAACCCTGTGGAAGCACCTTGCAGTCTAGGCAGAGCAGTGGCAGTGTGAGGAATTTGAGCCATCCCCTCCTCTCACCCCATTGGATACACTGCCTTCATAGGGCAAATCCCAGTGATTCCTGAAGCCACTAAGGGACAGAAAGACATCCTCTTCCAAGCATACATATGCACCAGTCTACATTGCAGAGTAAACTGGAGATTTCCCTGTGTTAGTAGAGGGAGTGTTAGTAGAGTTAGTGTTAGTAGAGCAGCAGCTAATGAGAGTGCTTcatgtaaaaactaaaactcGGGAACCTACATTACCTGTTTTCCCAGGGAAATGGTGCTGTGAATTGCTTTCCCCATGCTTCTTcagggaaataaatgttttttattcagGGCCTATTTAAGCCCAGAAATATCCTAAGCCATAAAACTTACAGGTAAGTTTGGGAATAGCAGCTCAACTTTTTATTACTTATATACTTGTTAGCAAGCAACAGGTTAACTTTTGTAGTTTTAAACCTTTCAACTCTTTTTATTCTATAACatctaattttatcttcaaaattatTCTGATCAATGTGCCATcctaattttagaaaagaagaaagtccaGGTGATTTCCCCCAAGTTTATAAAGTTATTAGTTACTATCAATCATAGGCCAGCACTCCTTTCTCTTGGCCGCACTGTATAATTTTACATCTGTGTGAATGGATTTAAATGATCAGTTCAGTTTGAAGGCATCCTCTAGCTACACAGAGGGTCATTTGTGTAGACTATGTTCACACTTGTGAATGTCTTATGAAAGCATCACTGCTCTACTCTTAAGCATCTTGTAAATGTAATTTCCTAGGTGTTATTTTTAAGGATGTTTATTTGAAGTCTGTgacctcataaaaataattttatacactGTCATGGATCAGTGAGCTTAGGAAATTCAATATGCAAGCAGCAAAATGTGGTGAACAGATGTACATCATCACTCCTAAAATCACAATTGATATAGACTGTCCTTTAATAGAGTTCTTCATCAGAAAGACTAGCCAGTATTTTCTTGTTCTACTATCAGTGCTAATTATGCCATAAGTTCTTCCTGTTTTGACATCGCAGTGAAATGCTTGCCGTTTCAATCAATGTTGTAAGTCCCGGGCCAGACATTTTCCTTACTCCAAACAAGAGACATACAAAAGTTGCATTCATTTGGCAAACTGTAAACtagaaatacacatatattttcaaaaactaccAAACAATGAATAAACCCTTATTCTCTAAAGTAATATTTGTATTATGAGTTTTTCCTTCTGTAAGTTTGTACTAGAAGAATGTTTAACTTCTCAGaggaaaatgttaatgtttacttGTGGTGCTGGTAAAGCTTTGAGAAGGGTCCAAGGAgggaaatataataaattatctttctttttaaaaaggaatttggtcggggtgcctggttggctcagtcagttaagcgtccgacttctgctcaggtcatgatctcatggcttgtgggtttgagccctgcgtcaggctctgtgctgaccatttagagcctggagcctgtttcagattctgtgtctccctctctctctccctccccgacttatgctctgtctctctctcaaaaataaataaacataaaaaaaatttttttaataaaaataaaaaggaatctgGTCAAAAATATCTGTGTAcattgtagggaaaaaaaagaccgtCTTCTATGGGTATAGCTAGTTCATTCTGATATTTTTTCCAGTCAGTTCTTAACTTGGACCTATGTTAACAGTTTGACAGTTGATTTCTTTTATATGAGCTTTCAGCAttttagagatatttaaaaatactatataccTACTTTGCTAACACCATTTTGATATGCCAAAGTCAGAAATTGCATAACTACCATATGAATTTGTAGCAGCTTTAGAAGGTATATTTACTCATATGCATATACCATACATTAATTCAATAATACCTCCttatttgagataattttttttttaactatttcgGGCATCACTATGTTTCTAAAGTCTTTTCCTACTAACTTCATCCCTTACGTCAAAATTTTCTGCtgccaaagaaagaaattacaatttaaataatataattaatgttATCTTGATGTTTGGGAGAAATTACTAATCAAAAAACACACTATCTTCGAAAGTGTGAGAAACTGAACACAACAAATGACacacaaaatgttttcttaaagctACTAGAATCAtgatcatttttaagagacagttttttttttttttaaactgtgcaAACTGGACTCTAGGAATAGAAATCTGACTTGAAAGTCCTGGGTTTCTTAGGTGAAATATGAGTGAGAAAACTAGCTGCAGAGTCTCTGCAGGAGGTGGGGGAACACCAAGATACCTAAACTTATTCTAGCAATGTGGGATAAAATAGATTCAAGTTTAATTCCCTAATTAGAAGAAAGGTTTCAAGATGATGGAATTAGGCATTGCTTGAGAAAGtgtagggggaagaaaaaaagagctatCAAAGTTATTGACATTTGAAACAGAAGCTTCTGACTGGAGAAGATTGGTTTCTTATAAGCCACAACTCCAGCAGGGGTGCTAGGGATTAAAACGGAGTTTGGACTAACACATGATTAAGTAGCCACAGTTTAGATAAGTAAGATATCTCTGAAGGGCAATAAAAGAACTGCCCTCCAGGTTTTGAAATTTGTAATTACTCAATGAAGTGAGTAAGTGTTTAGCATAAAGCAAGTgacattcttaatttttcttagcaGAAAGATAgcatattaaaagagaaaaaaaatatatggtgcCTGGGATTCATTCATTGTCCCCCTATCATCCCTGGTTTCcgttaaaattctaaaaacatttattttttcttaactggCATTAATTTGGCTGCCACATCCTGCTCCCATCTATTTAATATGAGTTCTGTATGAAGGGTAGTTCAGAATGTATGGCTTTGCtgtgtgttaaaaaataaatgcttcatgCAAGCACTTGTGACCTGTCTGGttgtcttcctcttttccttacaTGTCTTTGAACATCATCAGTGTCCTTCTGTGGGTTACAGGACTTGTCAAGGAGGTCAGCATACTCAGAAGTGACACAGGTGCCTTTTACACTGCTAAGCACTGGAAATACCTGCAAGGTGAGTCCATTTCATACTCAGAGTAGTATGTCCATATTctaaattcattatttaaaaaaataaaatcaacagtaataaaaatacattaataataactattatatttggggcgcctgggtggctcagttggttaagtgtccaacttcggctcaggtcatgatctcaagatttgtgggtttgagccccatgtcgggctctgtgctgacagctcagagcccagacccTGTtgtgattctgtgtttccctctgtctctgcccctcccccgctcatgctctgtctctctctgtctgaaaaataaataaaacatttttaaaaatctcttaaataataactattacattttactttaaaatgtgtcATGTTTATATAATACATTGCAATGTATTCTATTTTGTATGTTACTACTCTAGACAACAAGAAGAGAtgacttcaaaatatttctgACACCAAATTACCCTTTGCATGTTGGATAGGTCTTATTTTGAGTCACACTTTCTTCATAAATCAAAGAAATTGAGTTATCATGACTAACTCATAATCCACTTTCTGTCTAAAGATAGCAAACATTTGgactaaaaaattgaaaaacaagcTAATTATTTAGATGTTTTATCTACATGATATTAAACAGCCAGATATCTGgctaaagtttttgtttttaatagggcaaaatggaaatttcagtTGTCTTCTATATTTAATTAAAGACGAATTTGAATGCCTGTATTGATCAAATTAACCAGAGGTTCTACAAACTGCACTTTATGCTGCACTCAAACGTGGGTAGCCTAAACTCAGCAACCCTCCGGTCCTAATAGTGCACTCATATCTCTGAGTTCCAGTGAGAGGGAAGGACGTTCAATGCAGCTGCACTGGGAGGTGAGAGTGTGTGTACACAGGTATTTATATCTcccctgatttttttcccttgactaTTCCTTCActcatcctttctcatttcctattCATTAATACAGATGCATGGCTATTGAATCAGTCTAGTGCTATCAGCCACTATTAAGCTACCTTTTATGAATCCTTAGTTTTGATCACTCTACCTGAAATTCAACTGGCAAATAATCTAGATTAAATGGCCTAAATatattctgtgtgtctgtcataAAAAATACTCTATTTAGGAGGATGTTTTCAGTTGAAATGTGGTCAactttaaagttttaataaatatccTCAATGCTATTATGAAACTAAGTTTCCAGTTTTATGATCATTTGATGACTAATTTTTCTGAACCCCTAGTTATATATGATAGATAGGATTTTATGGGGGATTTAACTTTTCTcctgtttatttgctttttaacacTTCTGGGAATCCTTCAGAAGC
This window contains:
- the TENT5A gene encoding terminal nucleotidyltransferase 5A isoform X1, producing the protein MHQRYFWTDQGQVAFGGHFMAEGEAYFAMAEDELTGGAYIPLGGDFGGGGGGDFGGHCLDYCESPTAHCNVLNWEQVQRLDGILSETIPIHGRGNFPTLELQPSLIVKVVRRRLAEKRIGVRDVRLNGSAASHVLHQDSGLGYKDLDLIFCADLRGEEEFQTVKDVVLDCLLDFLPEGVNKEKITPLTLKEAYVQKMVKVCNDSDRWSLISLSNNSGKNVELKFVDSLRRQFEFSVDSFQIKLDSLLLFYECSENPMTETFHPTIIGESVYGDFHEAFDHLCNKIIATRNPEEIRGGGLLKYCNLLVRGFRPASDEIKTLQRYMCSRFFIDFSDIGEQQRKLESYLQNHFVGLEDRKYDYLMTLHGVVNESTVCLMGHERRQTLNLITMLAIRVLADQNVIPNVANVTCYYQPAPYVADANFSNYYIAQVQPVFTCQQQTYSTWLPCN
- the TENT5A gene encoding terminal nucleotidyltransferase 5A isoform X2; its protein translation is MAEGEAYFAMAEDELTGGAYIPLGGDFGGGGGGDFGGHCLDYCESPTAHCNVLNWEQVQRLDGILSETIPIHGRGNFPTLELQPSLIVKVVRRRLAEKRIGVRDVRLNGSAASHVLHQDSGLGYKDLDLIFCADLRGEEEFQTVKDVVLDCLLDFLPEGVNKEKITPLTLKEAYVQKMVKVCNDSDRWSLISLSNNSGKNVELKFVDSLRRQFEFSVDSFQIKLDSLLLFYECSENPMTETFHPTIIGESVYGDFHEAFDHLCNKIIATRNPEEIRGGGLLKYCNLLVRGFRPASDEIKTLQRYMCSRFFIDFSDIGEQQRKLESYLQNHFVGLEDRKYDYLMTLHGVVNESTVCLMGHERRQTLNLITMLAIRVLADQNVIPNVANVTCYYQPAPYVADANFSNYYIAQVQPVFTCQQQTYSTWLPCN